Proteins from one Microtus pennsylvanicus isolate mMicPen1 chromosome 7, mMicPen1.hap1, whole genome shotgun sequence genomic window:
- the Trim46 gene encoding tripartite motif-containing protein 46 isoform X5, which produces MATRARLSQRRCQPYFPPHFLPPSLPVPPSFVSAAPLTGMAAKRGTKTSMKNMEKELLCPVCQEMYKQPLVLPCTHNVCQACAKEVLGQQGYLGHGGDPSSEPTSPASTPSTRSPRLSRRTLPKPDRLDRLLKSGFGTYPGRKRGALHPQTIIFPCPACQGDVELGERGLSGLFRNLTLERVVERYRQSVSVGGAILCQLCKPPPLEATKGCTECRATFCNECFKLFHPWGTQKAQHEPTLPTLSFRPKGLMCPDHKEEVTHYCKTCQRLVCQLCRVRRTHSGHKITPVLSAYQALKDKLTKSLAYILGNQDTVQTQICELEETIRHTEVSGQQAKEEVSQLVRGLGAVLEEKRASLLQAIEECQQERLSRLSAQMHEHQSLLDGSGLVGYAQEVLKETDQPCFVQAAKQLHNRIARATEALQTFRPAASSSFRHCQLDVGREMKMLTELNFLRVPEAPVIDTQRTFAYDQIFLCWRLPPHSPPAWHYTVEFRRTDVPAQPGPARWQRREEVRGTSALLENPDTGSVYVLRVRGCNKAGYGEYSEDVHLHTPPAPDTTRTAGMTAVPKMLQWRRCHPLPSSPLAWARSCWAPEQVQTQG; this is translated from the exons ATGGCAACCCGTGCCCGGCTCTCCCAGAGGCGGTGCCAACCCTACTTCCCCCCCcacttccttcccccctccctccctgtccctccctcctttgtgTCAGCTGCGCCCCTGACCGGGATGGCTGCGAAGAGAGGGACCAAG ACAAGCATGAAGAacatggagaaggagctgctgtGCCCAGTGTGCCAAGAGATGTACAAGCAGCCGCTAGTGCTGCCTTGTACCCACAACGTGTGCCAGGCCTGTGCCAAGGAGGTCTTGGGCCAGCAGGGCTACCTAGGCCATGGTGGGGACCCCAGTTCGGAACCCACTTCTCCTGCTTCTACCCCTTCTACCCGAAGCCCCCGCCTCTCTCGGAGAACTCTCCCCAAGCCAGATCGTTTGGACCGGCTCCTTAAGTCAG GCTTCGGGACATACCCTGGGCGGAAGCGGGGTGCCTTGCACCCCCAGACGATCATATTCCCGTGCCCAGCCTGCCAAGGCGATGTGGAGCTGGGGGAGCGCGGCCTTTCTGGGCTTTTCCGAAACCTGACCCTAGAGCGCGTGGTGGAGAGGTACCGACAGAGTGTGAGCGTGGGAGGCGCCATCCTGTGCCAGTTGTGCAAGCCCCCACCGCTAGAGGCCACCAAGGGCTGCACCGAGTGTCGAGCGACCTTCTGCAATGAATGCTTCAAGCTCTTCCACCCCTGGGGCACTCAGAAGGCCCAGCATGAGCCCACTCTGCCCACTCTCTCATTCCGCCCCAAG GGTCTGATGTGTCCAGACCACAAGGAAGAGGTGACTCACTACTGTAAGACATGCCAAAGACTGGTGTGTCAACTCTGCAGGGTACGGCGCACCCACAGTGGACACAAGATCACTCCAGTGCTCAGTGCCTACCAGGCCCTCAAG GATAAGCTAACAAAGAGCCTGGCATACATCTTGGGAAACCAGGACACAGTACAGACCCAGATCTGTGAGCTGGAAGAGACCATCAGGCATACTGAG GTGAGTGGTCAGCAGGCGAAGGAGGAGGTGTCACAGCTGGTTCGGGGATTGGGGGCCGTGCTGGAAGAGAAGCGGGCCTCTCTGCTGCAGGCCATTGAAGAGTGCCAGCAAGAACGGTTATCACGGCTCAGCGCCCAGATGCACGAACATCAGAGCCTGCTGGACGGCTCGGGTTTGGTGGGTTATGCCCAGGAAGTCCTTAAGGAAACAGATCAGCCTTGCTTTGTGCAAGCAGCCAAACAGCTGCATAACAG GATTGCCCGAGCTACTGAGGCCCTGCAGACGTTCCGGCCAGCTGCCAGCTCCTCCTTCCGCCATTGTCAGCTGGATGTGGGGCGTGAGATGAAGATGCTGACTGAGCTTAACTTCCTGAGAG TGCCTGAGGCTCCTGTCATTGACACCCAGCGCACCTTCGCCTACGACCAAATCTTCCTGTGCTGGCGGCTGCCCCCCCACTCACCACCTGCCTGGCATTACACCGTTGAATTCCGGCGTACGGATGTCCCCGCCCAGCCAGGCCCTGCACGCTGGCAGCGTCGGGAGGAGGTGAGGGGCACCAGTGCCCTTCTTGAGAACCCTGACACAGGCTCTGTGTATGTGCTGCGTGTCCGTGGCTGCAACAAGGCTGGCTATGGAGAGTACAGTGAGGACGTGCATCTGCACACGCCTCCAGCCCCTG ATACGACCCGGACAGCGGGCATGACAGCGGTGCCGAAGATGCTACAGTGGAGGCGTTGCCACCCTTTGCCTTCCTCACCATTGGCATGGGCAAGATCCTGCTGGGCTCCGGAGCAAGTTCAAACGCAGGGCTGA
- the Trim46 gene encoding tripartite motif-containing protein 46 isoform X2, which produces MAEGEDMQTFTSIMDALVRISTSMKNMEKELLCPVCQEMYKQPLVLPCTHNVCQACAKEVLGQQGYLGHGGDPSSEPTSPASTPSTRSPRLSRRTLPKPDRLDRLLKSGFGTYPGRKRGALHPQTIIFPCPACQGDVELGERGLSGLFRNLTLERVVERYRQSVSVGGAILCQLCKPPPLEATKGCTECRATFCNECFKLFHPWGTQKAQHEPTLPTLSFRPKGLMCPDHKEEVTHYCKTCQRLVCQLCRVRRTHSGHKITPVLSAYQALKDKLTKSLAYILGNQDTVQTQICELEETIRHTEVSGQQAKEEVSQLVRGLGAVLEEKRASLLQAIEECQQERLSRLSAQMHEHQSLLDGSGLVGYAQEVLKETDQPCFVQAAKQLHNRIARATEALQTFRPAASSSFRHCQLDVGREMKMLTELNFLRVPEAPVIDTQRTFAYDQIFLCWRLPPHSPPAWHYTVEFRRTDVPAQPGPARWQRREEVRGTSALLENPDTGSVYVLRVRGCNKAGYGEYSEDVHLHTPPAPVLHFFLDGRWGASRERLAISKDQRAVRSIPGLPLLLAAERLLTGCHLSVDVVLGDVAVTQGRSYWACAVDPASYLVKVGVGLESKLQESFQGAPDVISPRYDPDSGHDSGAEDATVEALPPFAFLTIGMGKILLGSGASSNAGLTGRDGPAASCTVPLPSRLGICLDYERGRVSFLDAVSFRGLLECPLDCSGPVCPAFCFIGGGAVQLQEPVGTKPERKVTIGGFAKLD; this is translated from the exons ATGGCTGAGGGTGAAGATATGCAGACCTTCACTTCCATCATGGATGCACTAGTCCGCATCAGT ACAAGCATGAAGAacatggagaaggagctgctgtGCCCAGTGTGCCAAGAGATGTACAAGCAGCCGCTAGTGCTGCCTTGTACCCACAACGTGTGCCAGGCCTGTGCCAAGGAGGTCTTGGGCCAGCAGGGCTACCTAGGCCATGGTGGGGACCCCAGTTCGGAACCCACTTCTCCTGCTTCTACCCCTTCTACCCGAAGCCCCCGCCTCTCTCGGAGAACTCTCCCCAAGCCAGATCGTTTGGACCGGCTCCTTAAGTCAG GCTTCGGGACATACCCTGGGCGGAAGCGGGGTGCCTTGCACCCCCAGACGATCATATTCCCGTGCCCAGCCTGCCAAGGCGATGTGGAGCTGGGGGAGCGCGGCCTTTCTGGGCTTTTCCGAAACCTGACCCTAGAGCGCGTGGTGGAGAGGTACCGACAGAGTGTGAGCGTGGGAGGCGCCATCCTGTGCCAGTTGTGCAAGCCCCCACCGCTAGAGGCCACCAAGGGCTGCACCGAGTGTCGAGCGACCTTCTGCAATGAATGCTTCAAGCTCTTCCACCCCTGGGGCACTCAGAAGGCCCAGCATGAGCCCACTCTGCCCACTCTCTCATTCCGCCCCAAG GGTCTGATGTGTCCAGACCACAAGGAAGAGGTGACTCACTACTGTAAGACATGCCAAAGACTGGTGTGTCAACTCTGCAGGGTACGGCGCACCCACAGTGGACACAAGATCACTCCAGTGCTCAGTGCCTACCAGGCCCTCAAG GATAAGCTAACAAAGAGCCTGGCATACATCTTGGGAAACCAGGACACAGTACAGACCCAGATCTGTGAGCTGGAAGAGACCATCAGGCATACTGAG GTGAGTGGTCAGCAGGCGAAGGAGGAGGTGTCACAGCTGGTTCGGGGATTGGGGGCCGTGCTGGAAGAGAAGCGGGCCTCTCTGCTGCAGGCCATTGAAGAGTGCCAGCAAGAACGGTTATCACGGCTCAGCGCCCAGATGCACGAACATCAGAGCCTGCTGGACGGCTCGGGTTTGGTGGGTTATGCCCAGGAAGTCCTTAAGGAAACAGATCAGCCTTGCTTTGTGCAAGCAGCCAAACAGCTGCATAACAG GATTGCCCGAGCTACTGAGGCCCTGCAGACGTTCCGGCCAGCTGCCAGCTCCTCCTTCCGCCATTGTCAGCTGGATGTGGGGCGTGAGATGAAGATGCTGACTGAGCTTAACTTCCTGAGAG TGCCTGAGGCTCCTGTCATTGACACCCAGCGCACCTTCGCCTACGACCAAATCTTCCTGTGCTGGCGGCTGCCCCCCCACTCACCACCTGCCTGGCATTACACCGTTGAATTCCGGCGTACGGATGTCCCCGCCCAGCCAGGCCCTGCACGCTGGCAGCGTCGGGAGGAGGTGAGGGGCACCAGTGCCCTTCTTGAGAACCCTGACACAGGCTCTGTGTATGTGCTGCGTGTCCGTGGCTGCAACAAGGCTGGCTATGGAGAGTACAGTGAGGACGTGCATCTGCACACGCCTCCAGCCCCTG TCCTGCACTTCTTCCTTGACGGCCGCTGGGGTGCGAGCCGAGAGCGGCTAGCTATCAGCAAGGACCAGCGAGCGGTGCGGAGCATTCCAGGGCTTCCCTTGCTGCTGGCTGCCGAGCGGCTGCTCACAGGCTGTCATCTGAGTGTGGACGTGGTCCTGGGTGATGTGGCTGTGACTCAGGGCCGCAGCTACTGGGCCTGTGCAGTAGACCCTGCCTCCTACTTGGTCAAGGTGGGCGTCGGGCTGGAGAGCAAGCTTCAGGAAAGCTTCCAGGGTGCCCCGGATGTGATCAGCCCCAG ATACGACCCGGACAGCGGGCATGACAGCGGTGCCGAAGATGCTACAGTGGAGGCGTTGCCACCCTTTGCCTTCCTCACCATTGGCATGGGCAAGATCCTGCTGGGCTCCGGAGCAAGTTCAAACGCAGGGCTGACAGGGAGGGATGGCCCAGCAGCCAGCTGCACGGTGCCCCTGCCATCCCGCCTGGGCATCTGCTTGGACTACGAGCGGGGGCGAGTTTCCTTCCTGGATGCTGTGTCCTTCCGTGGGCTCCTCGAGTGCCCCCTGGACTGCTCAGGGCCTGTGTGCCCTGCCTTCTGCTTCATTGGTGGTGGCGCTGTACAGCTGCAGGAGCCTGTGGGCACCAAGCCTGAGAGGAAAGTCACCATCGGGGGCTTTGCCAAGCTGGACTGA
- the Trim46 gene encoding tripartite motif-containing protein 46 isoform X6 — protein MAEGEDMQTFTSIMDALVRISTSMKNMEKELLCPVCQEMYKQPLVLPCTHNVCQACAKEVLGQQGYLGHGGDPSSEPTSPASTPSTRSPRLSRRTLPKPDRLDRLLKSGFGTYPGRKRGALHPQTIIFPCPACQGDVELGERGLSGLFRNLTLERVVERYRQSVSVGGAILCQLCKPPPLEATKGCTECRATFCNECFKLFHPWGTQKAQHEPTLPTLSFRPKGLMCPDHKEEVTHYCKTCQRLVCQLCRVRRTHSGHKITPVLSAYQALKDKLTKSLAYILGNQDTVQTQICELEETIRHTEVSGQQAKEEVSQLVRGLGAVLEEKRASLLQAIEECQQERLSRLSAQMHEHQSLLDGSGLVGYAQEVLKETDQPCFVQAAKQLHNRIARATEALQTFRPAASSSFRHCQLDVGREMKMLTELNFLRVPEAPVIDTQRTFAYDQIFLCWRLPPHSPPAWHYTVEFRRTDVPAQPGPARWQRREEVRGTSALLENPDTGSVYVLRVRGCNKAGYGEYSEDVHLHTPPAPDTTRTAGMTAVPKMLQWRRCHPLPSSPLAWARSCWAPEQVQTQG, from the exons ATGGCTGAGGGTGAAGATATGCAGACCTTCACTTCCATCATGGATGCACTAGTCCGCATCAGT ACAAGCATGAAGAacatggagaaggagctgctgtGCCCAGTGTGCCAAGAGATGTACAAGCAGCCGCTAGTGCTGCCTTGTACCCACAACGTGTGCCAGGCCTGTGCCAAGGAGGTCTTGGGCCAGCAGGGCTACCTAGGCCATGGTGGGGACCCCAGTTCGGAACCCACTTCTCCTGCTTCTACCCCTTCTACCCGAAGCCCCCGCCTCTCTCGGAGAACTCTCCCCAAGCCAGATCGTTTGGACCGGCTCCTTAAGTCAG GCTTCGGGACATACCCTGGGCGGAAGCGGGGTGCCTTGCACCCCCAGACGATCATATTCCCGTGCCCAGCCTGCCAAGGCGATGTGGAGCTGGGGGAGCGCGGCCTTTCTGGGCTTTTCCGAAACCTGACCCTAGAGCGCGTGGTGGAGAGGTACCGACAGAGTGTGAGCGTGGGAGGCGCCATCCTGTGCCAGTTGTGCAAGCCCCCACCGCTAGAGGCCACCAAGGGCTGCACCGAGTGTCGAGCGACCTTCTGCAATGAATGCTTCAAGCTCTTCCACCCCTGGGGCACTCAGAAGGCCCAGCATGAGCCCACTCTGCCCACTCTCTCATTCCGCCCCAAG GGTCTGATGTGTCCAGACCACAAGGAAGAGGTGACTCACTACTGTAAGACATGCCAAAGACTGGTGTGTCAACTCTGCAGGGTACGGCGCACCCACAGTGGACACAAGATCACTCCAGTGCTCAGTGCCTACCAGGCCCTCAAG GATAAGCTAACAAAGAGCCTGGCATACATCTTGGGAAACCAGGACACAGTACAGACCCAGATCTGTGAGCTGGAAGAGACCATCAGGCATACTGAG GTGAGTGGTCAGCAGGCGAAGGAGGAGGTGTCACAGCTGGTTCGGGGATTGGGGGCCGTGCTGGAAGAGAAGCGGGCCTCTCTGCTGCAGGCCATTGAAGAGTGCCAGCAAGAACGGTTATCACGGCTCAGCGCCCAGATGCACGAACATCAGAGCCTGCTGGACGGCTCGGGTTTGGTGGGTTATGCCCAGGAAGTCCTTAAGGAAACAGATCAGCCTTGCTTTGTGCAAGCAGCCAAACAGCTGCATAACAG GATTGCCCGAGCTACTGAGGCCCTGCAGACGTTCCGGCCAGCTGCCAGCTCCTCCTTCCGCCATTGTCAGCTGGATGTGGGGCGTGAGATGAAGATGCTGACTGAGCTTAACTTCCTGAGAG TGCCTGAGGCTCCTGTCATTGACACCCAGCGCACCTTCGCCTACGACCAAATCTTCCTGTGCTGGCGGCTGCCCCCCCACTCACCACCTGCCTGGCATTACACCGTTGAATTCCGGCGTACGGATGTCCCCGCCCAGCCAGGCCCTGCACGCTGGCAGCGTCGGGAGGAGGTGAGGGGCACCAGTGCCCTTCTTGAGAACCCTGACACAGGCTCTGTGTATGTGCTGCGTGTCCGTGGCTGCAACAAGGCTGGCTATGGAGAGTACAGTGAGGACGTGCATCTGCACACGCCTCCAGCCCCTG ATACGACCCGGACAGCGGGCATGACAGCGGTGCCGAAGATGCTACAGTGGAGGCGTTGCCACCCTTTGCCTTCCTCACCATTGGCATGGGCAAGATCCTGCTGGGCTCCGGAGCAAGTTCAAACGCAGGGCTGA
- the Trim46 gene encoding tripartite motif-containing protein 46 isoform X3, with the protein MEGWRQTSMKNMEKELLCPVCQEMYKQPLVLPCTHNVCQACAKEVLGQQGYLGHGGDPSSEPTSPASTPSTRSPRLSRRTLPKPDRLDRLLKSGFGTYPGRKRGALHPQTIIFPCPACQGDVELGERGLSGLFRNLTLERVVERYRQSVSVGGAILCQLCKPPPLEATKGCTECRATFCNECFKLFHPWGTQKAQHEPTLPTLSFRPKGLMCPDHKEEVTHYCKTCQRLVCQLCRVRRTHSGHKITPVLSAYQALKDKLTKSLAYILGNQDTVQTQICELEETIRHTEVSGQQAKEEVSQLVRGLGAVLEEKRASLLQAIEECQQERLSRLSAQMHEHQSLLDGSGLVGYAQEVLKETDQPCFVQAAKQLHNRIARATEALQTFRPAASSSFRHCQLDVGREMKMLTELNFLRVPEAPVIDTQRTFAYDQIFLCWRLPPHSPPAWHYTVEFRRTDVPAQPGPARWQRREEVRGTSALLENPDTGSVYVLRVRGCNKAGYGEYSEDVHLHTPPAPVLHFFLDGRWGASRERLAISKDQRAVRSIPGLPLLLAAERLLTGCHLSVDVVLGDVAVTQGRSYWACAVDPASYLVKVGVGLESKLQESFQGAPDVISPRYDPDSGHDSGAEDATVEALPPFAFLTIGMGKILLGSGASSNAGLTGRDGPAASCTVPLPSRLGICLDYERGRVSFLDAVSFRGLLECPLDCSGPVCPAFCFIGGGAVQLQEPVGTKPERKVTIGGFAKLD; encoded by the exons atggagggatggagacag ACAAGCATGAAGAacatggagaaggagctgctgtGCCCAGTGTGCCAAGAGATGTACAAGCAGCCGCTAGTGCTGCCTTGTACCCACAACGTGTGCCAGGCCTGTGCCAAGGAGGTCTTGGGCCAGCAGGGCTACCTAGGCCATGGTGGGGACCCCAGTTCGGAACCCACTTCTCCTGCTTCTACCCCTTCTACCCGAAGCCCCCGCCTCTCTCGGAGAACTCTCCCCAAGCCAGATCGTTTGGACCGGCTCCTTAAGTCAG GCTTCGGGACATACCCTGGGCGGAAGCGGGGTGCCTTGCACCCCCAGACGATCATATTCCCGTGCCCAGCCTGCCAAGGCGATGTGGAGCTGGGGGAGCGCGGCCTTTCTGGGCTTTTCCGAAACCTGACCCTAGAGCGCGTGGTGGAGAGGTACCGACAGAGTGTGAGCGTGGGAGGCGCCATCCTGTGCCAGTTGTGCAAGCCCCCACCGCTAGAGGCCACCAAGGGCTGCACCGAGTGTCGAGCGACCTTCTGCAATGAATGCTTCAAGCTCTTCCACCCCTGGGGCACTCAGAAGGCCCAGCATGAGCCCACTCTGCCCACTCTCTCATTCCGCCCCAAG GGTCTGATGTGTCCAGACCACAAGGAAGAGGTGACTCACTACTGTAAGACATGCCAAAGACTGGTGTGTCAACTCTGCAGGGTACGGCGCACCCACAGTGGACACAAGATCACTCCAGTGCTCAGTGCCTACCAGGCCCTCAAG GATAAGCTAACAAAGAGCCTGGCATACATCTTGGGAAACCAGGACACAGTACAGACCCAGATCTGTGAGCTGGAAGAGACCATCAGGCATACTGAG GTGAGTGGTCAGCAGGCGAAGGAGGAGGTGTCACAGCTGGTTCGGGGATTGGGGGCCGTGCTGGAAGAGAAGCGGGCCTCTCTGCTGCAGGCCATTGAAGAGTGCCAGCAAGAACGGTTATCACGGCTCAGCGCCCAGATGCACGAACATCAGAGCCTGCTGGACGGCTCGGGTTTGGTGGGTTATGCCCAGGAAGTCCTTAAGGAAACAGATCAGCCTTGCTTTGTGCAAGCAGCCAAACAGCTGCATAACAG GATTGCCCGAGCTACTGAGGCCCTGCAGACGTTCCGGCCAGCTGCCAGCTCCTCCTTCCGCCATTGTCAGCTGGATGTGGGGCGTGAGATGAAGATGCTGACTGAGCTTAACTTCCTGAGAG TGCCTGAGGCTCCTGTCATTGACACCCAGCGCACCTTCGCCTACGACCAAATCTTCCTGTGCTGGCGGCTGCCCCCCCACTCACCACCTGCCTGGCATTACACCGTTGAATTCCGGCGTACGGATGTCCCCGCCCAGCCAGGCCCTGCACGCTGGCAGCGTCGGGAGGAGGTGAGGGGCACCAGTGCCCTTCTTGAGAACCCTGACACAGGCTCTGTGTATGTGCTGCGTGTCCGTGGCTGCAACAAGGCTGGCTATGGAGAGTACAGTGAGGACGTGCATCTGCACACGCCTCCAGCCCCTG TCCTGCACTTCTTCCTTGACGGCCGCTGGGGTGCGAGCCGAGAGCGGCTAGCTATCAGCAAGGACCAGCGAGCGGTGCGGAGCATTCCAGGGCTTCCCTTGCTGCTGGCTGCCGAGCGGCTGCTCACAGGCTGTCATCTGAGTGTGGACGTGGTCCTGGGTGATGTGGCTGTGACTCAGGGCCGCAGCTACTGGGCCTGTGCAGTAGACCCTGCCTCCTACTTGGTCAAGGTGGGCGTCGGGCTGGAGAGCAAGCTTCAGGAAAGCTTCCAGGGTGCCCCGGATGTGATCAGCCCCAG ATACGACCCGGACAGCGGGCATGACAGCGGTGCCGAAGATGCTACAGTGGAGGCGTTGCCACCCTTTGCCTTCCTCACCATTGGCATGGGCAAGATCCTGCTGGGCTCCGGAGCAAGTTCAAACGCAGGGCTGACAGGGAGGGATGGCCCAGCAGCCAGCTGCACGGTGCCCCTGCCATCCCGCCTGGGCATCTGCTTGGACTACGAGCGGGGGCGAGTTTCCTTCCTGGATGCTGTGTCCTTCCGTGGGCTCCTCGAGTGCCCCCTGGACTGCTCAGGGCCTGTGTGCCCTGCCTTCTGCTTCATTGGTGGTGGCGCTGTACAGCTGCAGGAGCCTGTGGGCACCAAGCCTGAGAGGAAAGTCACCATCGGGGGCTTTGCCAAGCTGGACTGA
- the Trim46 gene encoding tripartite motif-containing protein 46 isoform X1 gives MATRARLSQRRCQPYFPPHFLPPSLPVPPSFVSAAPLTGMAAKRGTKTSMKNMEKELLCPVCQEMYKQPLVLPCTHNVCQACAKEVLGQQGYLGHGGDPSSEPTSPASTPSTRSPRLSRRTLPKPDRLDRLLKSGFGTYPGRKRGALHPQTIIFPCPACQGDVELGERGLSGLFRNLTLERVVERYRQSVSVGGAILCQLCKPPPLEATKGCTECRATFCNECFKLFHPWGTQKAQHEPTLPTLSFRPKGLMCPDHKEEVTHYCKTCQRLVCQLCRVRRTHSGHKITPVLSAYQALKDKLTKSLAYILGNQDTVQTQICELEETIRHTEVSGQQAKEEVSQLVRGLGAVLEEKRASLLQAIEECQQERLSRLSAQMHEHQSLLDGSGLVGYAQEVLKETDQPCFVQAAKQLHNRIARATEALQTFRPAASSSFRHCQLDVGREMKMLTELNFLRVPEAPVIDTQRTFAYDQIFLCWRLPPHSPPAWHYTVEFRRTDVPAQPGPARWQRREEVRGTSALLENPDTGSVYVLRVRGCNKAGYGEYSEDVHLHTPPAPVLHFFLDGRWGASRERLAISKDQRAVRSIPGLPLLLAAERLLTGCHLSVDVVLGDVAVTQGRSYWACAVDPASYLVKVGVGLESKLQESFQGAPDVISPRYDPDSGHDSGAEDATVEALPPFAFLTIGMGKILLGSGASSNAGLTGRDGPAASCTVPLPSRLGICLDYERGRVSFLDAVSFRGLLECPLDCSGPVCPAFCFIGGGAVQLQEPVGTKPERKVTIGGFAKLD, from the exons ATGGCAACCCGTGCCCGGCTCTCCCAGAGGCGGTGCCAACCCTACTTCCCCCCCcacttccttcccccctccctccctgtccctccctcctttgtgTCAGCTGCGCCCCTGACCGGGATGGCTGCGAAGAGAGGGACCAAG ACAAGCATGAAGAacatggagaaggagctgctgtGCCCAGTGTGCCAAGAGATGTACAAGCAGCCGCTAGTGCTGCCTTGTACCCACAACGTGTGCCAGGCCTGTGCCAAGGAGGTCTTGGGCCAGCAGGGCTACCTAGGCCATGGTGGGGACCCCAGTTCGGAACCCACTTCTCCTGCTTCTACCCCTTCTACCCGAAGCCCCCGCCTCTCTCGGAGAACTCTCCCCAAGCCAGATCGTTTGGACCGGCTCCTTAAGTCAG GCTTCGGGACATACCCTGGGCGGAAGCGGGGTGCCTTGCACCCCCAGACGATCATATTCCCGTGCCCAGCCTGCCAAGGCGATGTGGAGCTGGGGGAGCGCGGCCTTTCTGGGCTTTTCCGAAACCTGACCCTAGAGCGCGTGGTGGAGAGGTACCGACAGAGTGTGAGCGTGGGAGGCGCCATCCTGTGCCAGTTGTGCAAGCCCCCACCGCTAGAGGCCACCAAGGGCTGCACCGAGTGTCGAGCGACCTTCTGCAATGAATGCTTCAAGCTCTTCCACCCCTGGGGCACTCAGAAGGCCCAGCATGAGCCCACTCTGCCCACTCTCTCATTCCGCCCCAAG GGTCTGATGTGTCCAGACCACAAGGAAGAGGTGACTCACTACTGTAAGACATGCCAAAGACTGGTGTGTCAACTCTGCAGGGTACGGCGCACCCACAGTGGACACAAGATCACTCCAGTGCTCAGTGCCTACCAGGCCCTCAAG GATAAGCTAACAAAGAGCCTGGCATACATCTTGGGAAACCAGGACACAGTACAGACCCAGATCTGTGAGCTGGAAGAGACCATCAGGCATACTGAG GTGAGTGGTCAGCAGGCGAAGGAGGAGGTGTCACAGCTGGTTCGGGGATTGGGGGCCGTGCTGGAAGAGAAGCGGGCCTCTCTGCTGCAGGCCATTGAAGAGTGCCAGCAAGAACGGTTATCACGGCTCAGCGCCCAGATGCACGAACATCAGAGCCTGCTGGACGGCTCGGGTTTGGTGGGTTATGCCCAGGAAGTCCTTAAGGAAACAGATCAGCCTTGCTTTGTGCAAGCAGCCAAACAGCTGCATAACAG GATTGCCCGAGCTACTGAGGCCCTGCAGACGTTCCGGCCAGCTGCCAGCTCCTCCTTCCGCCATTGTCAGCTGGATGTGGGGCGTGAGATGAAGATGCTGACTGAGCTTAACTTCCTGAGAG TGCCTGAGGCTCCTGTCATTGACACCCAGCGCACCTTCGCCTACGACCAAATCTTCCTGTGCTGGCGGCTGCCCCCCCACTCACCACCTGCCTGGCATTACACCGTTGAATTCCGGCGTACGGATGTCCCCGCCCAGCCAGGCCCTGCACGCTGGCAGCGTCGGGAGGAGGTGAGGGGCACCAGTGCCCTTCTTGAGAACCCTGACACAGGCTCTGTGTATGTGCTGCGTGTCCGTGGCTGCAACAAGGCTGGCTATGGAGAGTACAGTGAGGACGTGCATCTGCACACGCCTCCAGCCCCTG TCCTGCACTTCTTCCTTGACGGCCGCTGGGGTGCGAGCCGAGAGCGGCTAGCTATCAGCAAGGACCAGCGAGCGGTGCGGAGCATTCCAGGGCTTCCCTTGCTGCTGGCTGCCGAGCGGCTGCTCACAGGCTGTCATCTGAGTGTGGACGTGGTCCTGGGTGATGTGGCTGTGACTCAGGGCCGCAGCTACTGGGCCTGTGCAGTAGACCCTGCCTCCTACTTGGTCAAGGTGGGCGTCGGGCTGGAGAGCAAGCTTCAGGAAAGCTTCCAGGGTGCCCCGGATGTGATCAGCCCCAG ATACGACCCGGACAGCGGGCATGACAGCGGTGCCGAAGATGCTACAGTGGAGGCGTTGCCACCCTTTGCCTTCCTCACCATTGGCATGGGCAAGATCCTGCTGGGCTCCGGAGCAAGTTCAAACGCAGGGCTGACAGGGAGGGATGGCCCAGCAGCCAGCTGCACGGTGCCCCTGCCATCCCGCCTGGGCATCTGCTTGGACTACGAGCGGGGGCGAGTTTCCTTCCTGGATGCTGTGTCCTTCCGTGGGCTCCTCGAGTGCCCCCTGGACTGCTCAGGGCCTGTGTGCCCTGCCTTCTGCTTCATTGGTGGTGGCGCTGTACAGCTGCAGGAGCCTGTGGGCACCAAGCCTGAGAGGAAAGTCACCATCGGGGGCTTTGCCAAGCTGGACTGA